One Oryza glaberrima chromosome 10, OglaRS2, whole genome shotgun sequence DNA segment encodes these proteins:
- the LOC127753401 gene encoding probable lysophospholipase BODYGUARD 1 — translation MVLGCLVRSPTGESTSWPAMSCQSVVLAARGSPTTNPYVLMRPAINSLSHSSLSYSHRPRSCFYFTVVSSAQFTSLRRPPPPPSGRRAASSTQMAAAARSALASAGRAANEAVSFVVFMVLDVVEVLLCVVYKVADYMLEGAWRPCYCSSSSTAAGAAASGKIVVSERGGSKVVSMLSSTKLHLEDISDTLYTRPSVLAGAASATTRSPSSRRGGGGVRAPPATTVTVHSAIVQMLRGKIGADGDGKQHKPYPSPRWSDCHCTNCNPADAGRLFVHVEAPPGGAATEEDVLFIHGFISSSGFWTETVLPNVSPEARARRRLFAVDLLGFGRSPKPADSLYTLREHVEMIERSVIKRHGVKSFHIVAHSLGSILALALAVKYPAAVRSLTLVAPPYFPVPRGEVGTQYVLRTVAPRRVWPPIAFGASVACWYEHLSRTVSIVLCKHHRLWELAFRVFTLYRVRTYLMDGFFCHTHIASWHTLHNIICGSAGKIDKCLEIVRDQLTCDVTIYHGRDDELLPVQCSYAVKAKIPRARVKVVDGKDHVTIVVRRQKELAMELEEIWNRKR, via the exons ATGGTTTTGGGCTGCTTGGTCCGAAGCCCAACCGGAGAGAGCACTAGTTGGCCGGCCATGTCATGTCAGTCAGTGGTGTTAGCCGCGAGGGGTTCACCAACCACCAACCCCTACGTTTTAATGCGACCCGCCATCAATTCACTCTCTCACTCGTCACTCTCCTATTCTCACCGGCCTCGCAGCTGCTTCTACTTTACCGTCGTCAGTTCAGCTCAGTTCACCAGTCtacgacgaccaccaccaccaccctccggccggcgagcggcgagctcgacgcagatggccgcggcggcgcggtcggcaTTGGCGTCGGCCGGCCGTGCGGCGAACGAGGCGGTGAGCTTCGTGGTGTTCATGGTGCTCGACGTGGTGGAGGTGCTATTGTGCGTGGTGTACAAGGTGGCGGACTACATGCTGGAGGGGGCGTGGCGGCCGTGCtactgctcgtcgtcgtcgacggcggcgggggcggcggcgtcggggaagATCGTCGTGTCGGAGCGCGGCGGGTCCAAGGTGGTCAGCATGCTGTCGTCGACCAAGCTGCACCTGGAGGACATCTCCGACACGCTCTACACGCGCCCGtccgtgctcgccggcgccgcgtcggCGACGACACGGTCGCCCTCctcccggcgcggcggcggcggcgtcagggcGCCGCCAGCCACCACGGTCACGGTGCACTCCGCCATCGTGCAGATGCTGCGTGGCAAGatcggcgccgacggcgacggcaagcagCACAAGCCGTACCCGTCGCCGAGGTGGTCCGACTGCCACTGCACCAACTGCAACCCGGCCGACGCCGGCCGCCTCTTCGTCCACGTCGAGGCGCcgcccggcggcgcggcgacggaggaggacgTGCTGTTCATCCACGGGTTCATCTCGTCGTCGGGGTTCTGGACGGAGACGGTGCTCCCGAACGTGAGCCCCGAggcccgcgcgcggcggcggctgttcgccgtcgacctcctcgGCTTCGGCCGGAGCCCCAAGCCGGCCGACTCGCTGTACACGCTCCGGGAGCACGTGGAGATGATCGAGCGCTCCGTCATCAAGCGGCACGGCGTCAAGTCGTTCCACATTGTCGCCCACTCCCTCGGCTCCATCCTCgcgctcgccctcgccgtcaagtaccccgccgccgtccgctccCTCACGCTCGTCGCGCCG CCATATTTCCCGGTGCCGAGAGGGGAGGTCGGGACGCAGTACGTGCTACGGacggtggcgccgcggcgggtgTGGCCGCCGATCGCGTTCGGCGCGTCGGTGGCGTGCTGGTACGAGCACCTCAGCCGCACCGTCAGCATCGTGCTCTGCAAGCACCACCGCCTCTGGGAGCTCGCCTTCCGCGTCTTCACCTTGTACAG GGTCAGAACATACCTGATGGATGGTTTCTTCTGCCACACTCACATCGCTTCATGGCATACCCTTCACAACATCATCTGTGGCAGCGCCGGCAAGATCGACAAATGCCTTGAGATCGTCAGGGATCAGCTCACCTGCGATGTCACCATCTACCATGGTAGGGATGATGAGCTCCTTCCTGTGCAATGCAGTTATGCAGTGAAGGCGAAAATACCTCGTGCCCGTGTTAAGGTTGTCGACGGCAAGGATCATGTCACCATTG
- the LOC127786017 gene encoding heavy metal-associated isoprenylated plant protein 39-like: MSKKIVVKLNVHDKAEKQKAMKAVSALIGIDELSMDMASQKMTVIGMVDPVNVVSKLRKSWAATIESVGPAKEPEKKEEKKDGGGDGKKDGGGDGKKEGEAGDKKDGDAAKKDGDKDGEAKKEDGDKKPAAPTEQQLFAELMNQYYHRPAAYGYNPYMSVPPHYVVQSMEENPNSCAIC; this comes from the exons ATGTCGAAG AAAATCGTGGTGAAGCTGAACGTGCACGACAAGGCGGAGAAGCAGAAGGCCATGAAGGCCGTCTCGGCGCTCATCG GCATCGACGAGCTGTCCATGGACATGGCGAGCCAGAAGATGACGGTGATCGGGATGGTGGACCCGGTGAACGTGGTGAGCAAGCTGCGCAAGTCGTGGGCGGCGACCATCGAGTCCGTCGGGCCGGCGAAGGagccggagaagaaggaggagaagaaggacggcggcggcgacggcaagaaggacggcggcggcgacggcaagaaGGAAGGCGAGGCCGGGGACAAGAAGGACGGCGATGCGGCCAAGAAGGACGGCGACAAGGACGGCGAGGCCAAGAAGGAGGACGGCGACAagaagccggcggcgccgacggagCAGCAGCTCTTCGCCGAGCTCATGAACCAGTACTACCACCGGCCGGCGGCGTACGGCTACAACCCTTACATGTCCGTGCCACCACACTACGTCGTGCAGAGCATGGAGGAAAACCCCAACTCCTGCGCCATCTGCTGA